TCGGTATCCCCGGAGGGGCAAACCTGCCTCTTTATAATGCAATATATAAAAGTAAACTAAGACACATTCTTGCCAGGCATGAGCAGGGAGCAGGTTTCATGGCTCAGGGAGTTGCCCGTTCGACTGGAAAAGCGGCAGTCTGCCTTGCCACCTCAGGGCCTGGTGC
This genomic window from Fibrobacter sp. contains:
- a CDS encoding acetolactate synthase large subunit, producing the protein MKYSGAELITHLLERQGIDTVFGIPGGANLPLYNAIYKSKLRHILARHEQGAGFMAQGVARSTGKAAVCLATSGPGA